A stretch of DNA from Drosophila virilis strain 15010-1051.87 chromosome 5, Dvir_AGI_RSII-ME, whole genome shotgun sequence:
GATATTGCATACATCATACATTTTTGGAATGgactataaattaaataaattaactacAGTAAATGCAAAAGcgattttgtatttttttttttttttttggataagCTATGTTCCTTTTGCTGATGTTGTTTGCTGCTattattgtagttgttgtttgttttttaatgttGCTGTTTGGTGTGTTCCACTTACTAGAGTTTTAGACACGCTGTATCTCAAAGAGCTTGACCTCCGTATCATACCATATGGCAGGCTCCACATTACGCAAATAAATGACGCCCCAAATGTAGGTGCGAAACCAGGCGGTGGTGCCGGAATTGGCCTGATATTTGCGTATTAGTATGGGATGCGGCACGGGCAGCAGACCTACCAGAGTGCCGTGCTGCAAGAATTTCAGTATCTCTGATTCGTCGGTGAGGCCCTTGTCAATGCAGATCTTCTCTACCTGTGGCACGAGCACCTGCAGCAAACGCATAATGGTCTGCAGCGGCAGCTTTGAGCGCCACGAGACAATCCATTCGGGTGTGGGTGTCCAGCGATCACCATCGCCTGGCACCATTCGTATGCTGGATCGATGTGAAACCGAGAGACGCGTCTGATCATCGCGTGACAGCGTCGGCGATGTGGATTTGACGCCAGCTGCGCGCGGTGAGCTTACGGGCGACTTGTCAAACGGCGTCAGATCCGATTTGTCATTAGGATGCGCCTGTTCGCGTTCGGTCATTTGACCAATGTCTGGCGTTTCAAGCAGCGAGGTTTTAAGCGTTCCCGGCTCGGCGGGTTGTGCCGTAAGCGCTGCAACCGGGTCCAGCTGTGTGTCACCCAGCTGTGAACGTTCATGTGATTCTGTTTCCGATTCGAGATCCTCCTCGGCCGTTGGCTCCTTATCCATGCGCCCAATGTCCACATCAGCTTCTTCATCATCGtcgtcctcctcctcctcctcagcATACTCATCGGGCACCTGTGCCGAAGGCAGCTCCTGACTGGTCATGGCCGCTGCCTGTTTGCGCTGCGGCACGCGcggcaaattgaatttgccaCCTGTTTTACGGCCACTTAGACACTTGGATATGCCAGCCATATCTGTGGGCAAATTGGCCATGGCATGAAAGACATGACGTTTGCGTATTATCGTATAGACTAGATTCGAGTTGCCATCGAATTGGTACTGTATGATGTTGTTGAAGATCTCCAGCAGAAAGAACACCAAATGATGATTGCTGGGCGCTGACAGCAGAAACCAGGGTGTGCTAAATGCCTccagcaaatgcagcagcttCACGCTGGCCACCATCGAGAGCGTTTTGAGATAAGGCGACACATTTACCAAGATGGTCAACAGGCAATCAAACAGTGGCTGCAACCGCTGATGGCCTGTGGCTATAATTTTGTGAAACACTGTGATGAGCAGATCCGCATGGGTGCCGGTAAAAACAGGTATGTCCATTGGCACCGTGGCCGAATAGGCCTTGTTTAGGCGCACGCCAAAGTTGCGCTCACCTAACGAAAGGAAatagattaaaatatataaagcacATACATAGCTGGACAATTATCACctgagagcagcagcagtatgAAGACGCCAATG
This window harbors:
- the LOC6625673 gene encoding protein HID1 — protein: MGNTDSKLNFRKAIVQLTQKNQKIDNNDEQFWEQFWQAHQTTLEDVFALVTASEIRQIRNDNPANLATLCYKAVEKLAQAVDSSCRTQADQQCVLNCVRLLVRILPYIFEDDKWRDFFWSSLPAQEQTNLGQTVPLAQSLLNAICDLLFCPDFTVTATRRAGPEKAEELANIDSCEYIWEAGVGFAQSPPRNAHMERRRTELLKLLLTCFSEPMYRSPQQSEEPNKWIAYFTSADNRHALPLFTSFLNTVCSYDPVGFGVPYNHLLFADTTEPLVEACLQLLIVTLDHDMVVQHQQQQQEQQQQHQLAHAGGVLVTPYDEGGCGDNLFINYLSRVHRDEDFHFVLRGITRLLNNPLVQNYLPNSTKRLHCHQELLILFWKICDYNKKFLYFVLKSSDVLDILIPILYHLNYSRADQSRVGLMHIGVFILLLLSGERNFGVRLNKAYSATVPMDIPVFTGTHADLLITVFHKIIATGHQRLQPLFDCLLTILVNVSPYLKTLSMVASVKLLHLLEAFSTPWFLLSAPSNHHLVFFLLEIFNNIIQYQFDGNSNLVYTIIRKRHVFHAMANLPTDMAGISKCLSGRKTGGKFNLPRVPQRKQAAAMTSQELPSAQVPDEYAEEEEEDDDDEEADVDIGRMDKEPTAEEDLESETESHERSQLGDTQLDPVAALTAQPAEPGTLKTSLLETPDIGQMTEREQAHPNDKSDLTPFDKSPVSSPRAAGVKSTSPTLSRDDQTRLSVSHRSSIRMVPGDGDRWTPTPEWIVSWRSKLPLQTIMRLLQVLVPQVEKICIDKGLTDESEILKFLQHGTLVGLLPVPHPILIRKYQANSGTTAWFRTYIWGVIYLRNVEPAIWYDTEVKLFEIQRV